GAGCGACCCCTCGTAGATGCCGAAGCTGTGCGACCCGACGTGCTGCAGCGTCTGGGCGTCGAAGATCTCCAGCGAGCTGGTCTCGGGGTACTGCGGGAAGTTGGAGTGGGCGCAGTACAGCAGCCCCTCCCGCACCACGCCCGAGTTGAGGTGCCGCAGCGGGTACTCCTCGGTCGCGCGCCACTGGCCGGCCGCCTTGCCGGTCCGCTTGTCGTACCTGCCGATGCGCGAGTTGGCGATGGCGTAGAAGTGCGCGGCGTCGACCGCGACCGCCTGCACGGCCTCGGGGGCGTCGAACTGCGCAACCGGCGTCAGGTCGTGCGCGCTGGCAATCGGGCACCACAGCCCGCCGACCACGGCGGGCAGCAGGCGGCTGATGGCTTGGGCTACGGGCGTGCGGCGGTCCATGCCGCGATCATAGCCGCCGCGCGTTAGGAGATTGTGAAGCCGTCTGCTCTCGGGGGACAAATCAGCGGCCCAGCTTGGGCTCGAAGCCGGGCCCCCCGGCAGCGGGAGCAGCTACTCCTTGGGCTTCTCGTCTTCTTTCGCGTCGTCCTTGTCGGTCAGCTCCTTCACCTGCTCCTCCAGCTTGTCCTGCTGCTTCTGCAGCTCGCGGACCAGCTTGCGCAGCTCCTTGACCTCGGCGGGCGCCGTGGGGGCGTCGGCCTCGATCTTCTCGATCGCCTGCTTGGCGGCGCGGCCCAGGCGGTCGTCGCGTTCGCTGAGCGTCCGCAGCGCCGCCACCGCGCGGCGGTCGCCGAGGCTGCCGAGCGCCGTGGCGGCCGCCGACTGGACCCGGCTGGACGGGTCGTTCAGGTAGTTGAGGATCAGCTCGCGGGCGGCGTCGGCGTGCTCGGTCTCCTTGGCGAGCGAGCCGAGCGACTGCAGCCCCTCGGCCATGCCGCGGCTGTCGAGCTCGTGCCGCCGGGCGTTGAGCACGCGCATCACCGCGGGCGTCAGGGCGGGGTCGGCGGTCTTGGCCGCGGCGTCGATGGCGGCCACCGCGGGCGCGTTGCGGAAGTTCTTGGAGGTCATCGCCTGGCGGAGGGCGTCGTACGCCTCGGGCGTGCTGTAGGCGGACAGGCCACGCACGGCAGCGGCGACGATCTCGGGGTTCTTCTCGCTGGCGACAACCTCCTGCAGTCGCTCCTGCGCGGCCGGGCGGTAGTAGTCGCCGATCGCGCGGACCACCGCCTGGCGGACGCGGGCGTCGTCCTGGCCGGTGGACGCGATCAGCGCGTCGAACGCCTCGTCGGTCTGGCGGTCGCCCAGCTCCTTGGCGGCCGCGAGGCGGACGCCGTAGAACGGGTCGGAACCCAGAGCCTGCTTCAGCGCCTCGAGGGACTTCTTGTCCTTCTTCTTGCCGAGCTCCTCCACCGCGATCAGCCGGCCAATCACGTCGTCGTGGTTCTTGAGCTGCTCCTCCAGCATCTCCTGTGGCTTGCTGAACTCGACCTTGGCCAGCACCGTGTAATCCGGGTCGAACCGCACCAGGCTCGGCTTGCCGGGCAGGGGCACGTAGAAGTCGTGCTGCTTGCCGTTGATGACGATGTCGTGGTCGACCGGCTTGCCGTCAACGGTGAAGCGGAGCTTGGTCGGGATCTGGAACAGCAGCACGTCGTCGTTGACGTCCTGCGTCTGCTTGACGGTCACGCGGGCCATGCCCTCCTTCGGCAGCCACTTGTAGCTGATGTCCAGCTTGGGGAACCCGCCGTGGAACACGTACTGGTCGAAGAACCGGTCGAGCGACCGGCCAGACGCGTCTTCCAGCGCGGCGATCAGGTCGGGCGTGCTGACGCTCGACAGCGCGTTCTTCTCCAGGTAGGTCTTAATCGCCTGGCGGTACACGTCCTCGCCCAGCTGGCTGCGGAGCATGTGCAGCACCCAGCTCCCCTTGGGGTAGGCGCGGAAGTCGAACTGGTCCCAGGCGGCCTCGTAGTCGCGGTAGACGATGGGCCGGGTGTCCTTCTCTTGCGTCAGCACGCGGCCCTGGGCGTCGCGGTACAGGCCGTACAGCATGTGGTCGCGGCCCAGCTTGTGCCCGTCGTACAGGTGGGTGTAGTAGGTGGCGAAGCCCTCGTTGAGCCACAGGTTGGCCCAGTCCTCGCAGGTCACGTAGTCGCCGAACCACTGGTGGGCCAGCTCGTGCGCGTCGAGGTTGCGGCTCGACTTGATGTTTTCGGTCTCGGTCGAAAAGACCGTGTTGTCGGTCAGGACCGTGAGGGTGGTGTTCTCCATGCCGCCGGCGATGAAGTCCTTGCAAGTGACCTGGTCGTACTTGTCCCACGGGTAGGGCACGCCGATCTCGTCCTGGTAGAACGCCATGATCTGGGCCGTGTCGGCGAACGAGTTCTTGGCGTGCTCCTCAAGCGAGGGCTGCGTGTAGAAGCCGAGCGGGATATCACCGGCCTTGTCCTCGAACTTCACCAGCCGCCCGGCCACCAGGCAGATCAGGTAGCTGGGGTGGGTTTTGTCCTGCTTCCAGTGCACCGCCTTGAGGCCGGTCTGCGGGTCGACCTCGCTCGACACCACGCTCCCGTTGGACAGCACGGTCAGCTCCTCGGGCACGCGGCAGATCACCTCGCTGGTCGAGCGCTCGTTGGGGTAGTCGAAGTTGGGGAACCAGTGCCGGGCCTCGTGCGGCTCGCCCTGGGTCCACAGGTGCATGTCGCCGTCTTCGTAGCCGTCTTTCTTGGTGCGGAAGTACAGGCCCTTCTCCGGCTGGGCGGAGTACTTCACCGTCACCTCGGCCTCGCGTCCTACCTTCAGGGGCTCGGCGAACAGGATCGTAAGCTGGCGGCCGTCGTTGTCCCACTCCTTGATCTCCTGCGATCCTTCGACGCTCTCGATCCGCAGGTCAACCGCGTCGAGCGTGACCTCCTCGACCGGGCGGCTGATCGGCTGGAACGTGAGAGTGGTCTCGCCGACCAGGGTGTGGTCGTCGTAGTCGGGGGTGACGTCGATCTTGATATTCAGCACGTCCACTACGCGGTCCGGAGCGTACTTGCGCTCGCCGGTGACCTGGCCCGGCTCGGCTGCGGCCCGCCGAAGGCCCTGGCAGTACCGGCAGACGCACAGCTCTTCGGCGGACAGGATTGCGGCGAAGGGGCCGACAGCAACGCTAGCAGCTAGCGTCGCGCAGAGGATCAGGGATCGGATCATCGGTGGCAGTTTCTCGGTGGCTGGACGCCGCGGGCAAGGCCGCGGCGCGATGATGCGGTGGGGGTTCGTCCCGGTGACGCCGCCTCCGGGTCAAGCAAAGTATAGCCCCCCTGTTGCAACGATGGGACTGGGCAGTTTGTTCGGGTTAGGCAGGAATCGCCCCGGCTCGCGGCCCCTCTCGGACAGGCATTGGAGCCGCTATTGACGGCCTGCGGCGGTAATTCCTAGGCTCCCCGCCCCCGGAAGGCGTCCGGCGGCCTGCACCGGCCTGCGTTTCACCAAGGAAAGTCATGAGCAAACGCCCCCACCTGTCGCGTCCCCTGGCGTTCGGCGCCGCGGTCCTGCTGGCGTGCCTGAGCGTCGCGTCCCCTTCTGCGCGGGCGATCGACTGGCCGTTCCTCGGCGGCGGCGATGATGCGCCCGCCCAGGCGGCCGGCCCCGGCACCGAGGACTGGTGGAAGCGCAACAAGAAGAAGGCCATCATGACCCCCGGCAAGGGGTTCCAGGTGCCCGGCTACGAGGGCTACTTCGACGCCAAGGGCCGACCGATGGACGCGCCGGCCGACGAGGTGATCGACAAGCTGGTCGAGGACGACAAGCCCGCCGGCCTGCTGCCGGCCCTCGACCCGAAGATCGGCATCAACAACATCAAGAAGGCGGTCGGCCAGGGCCCCAGTGCGCAGGCCGCCCAGCAGGCTCTCGACGCGGGCAAGGCGTTGTTCCAGCAGGAGGAGTACGCCAAGGCGGAGGACCAGTTCGAGGCCGCCGCCAACGCGTTGCCGGGCTCGCAGATCGAGGCCGAGGCGCTGTTCCTGCTGGGCGAGAGCTACTTCTGGCAGAACAAGTACGTCGACGCCCGCGACACCTTCAACGACCTCGTCAGCAAGCACCCCAACACGCGCCACCTCGACACGCTGGTCGGACGCCAGTGGGTCATCGCGCAGTACTGGGAGCGGCACTACTTCGACTACAAGCAGACGTCGCGGCTGCGGCCCAACCTGCTGGACGGCACGCGGCCCACGTTCGACACCATCGGTCAGGCGGTCAACACGTACGACAACATCCGGCTGAACGACCCCACCGGCCCCTGGGCGGACGACGCCATCATGGCGACCGCCAGCATCTACTTCCGCCAGAACCGCTACGGCGACGCCGACTACCACTACTCGCTGCTGCGGAAGGAATACCCGCGTAGCGAGCACCAGTTCAACGCGCACATCCTGGGCCTGCAGGCCAAGCTGCGCAAGTACCAGGGCGCCGACTACGACGGCACCGTGCTCGAAGAGGCCAAGGCGCTGCTGAAGCAGATCCGCACCCAGTTTGCCGGCCGCCTGACGGACGAAGAAAAGGAACGGCTGCGGAACGCGCAGGCGGAGGTCGCCAAGGCGACCGAAGAGCGCGACCTTCGCATGGCCGAGTACTACGACAAGACCTCGCACTACGGCGCCGCCCGCCAGTACTACGCGCGGATCTCGCAGAAGTACGGATCTTCGCCGGTCGCCCAGCAGGCCCGCGAGCGGCTGGCCGAGATCGGCGGCGAGCCGTCGCACCCCGACCGGCCCCTCGAGTGGCTGGTCGACTGGTTCCCGGAGAGCAAGGAGCGGTCGATCGTCAACCAGATCCCCGAGCTGCGTCGCGACGCCGAGACGCGCATCGCCGAGGCGCCGAGCGATTCCACGACGCGCTAGCGACGCCGAGCAGACGACGGACCCGATCCGTCAGAGAACCCGCGGTTGAAGCGATCCATCCGCGACACACGAACCTGGGGCATCCGACGGCCGTAGGCCCTCGGCAACAGTCAACACACCGGCCACCGTTGATGACGTCGCACCGCCGACAACTCGCCTCGCCCACCGGTTGGTGGCGCCTCTCGCTCCTGCTGCTCGCAACGGCCGGGTGCGCGAACTACCAGGCCGGTTCCGGCTCGCTCTACGCGCCGGACGTGCACACCGTGTACGTGCCGATGATCGAGTCGCAGAGCTTCCGACGCGACCTGGGCGAGCGGCTGACCGAGGCCATCGCCAAAGAGATCGAGCTCAAGACGCCGTTCAAGGTGGTCGGCGACCCGTCGGCCGACAGCGTGCTGACCGTGCGCCTGCACAATGACGTGCGCCGCGTCGTGGCCGAGGACGGCCTGGACCAGGCGCGGCTGATGGACAACCTGCTGTACGCCGATGTGTCGTGGATCAACCGCCGGCGGCTGCCGATCGTGCCCGCTCAGTCGATGCCGCTGCCCGGCGGCCTGATCGACGTGCAGCAGAGCACCCCGCTGATGCCGGCCGCCGGCCAGACCGTGGCCTCGCAGCAGCAGCTCGCCATCCAGCGGTTGGCCGAGCAGATCGTGGGGTTGATGGAAGAGCGTTGGTGAGCAACTCTGGCTTCATGCCACAGTTCACCACGTCCTACCTGCTCAAGCTGACGGCTTTCACGGCCGTGTGCTGCGTGCCGTTGGCAATGAACAAATCGAGCGGGTTTGTCTGGACCTCCTTCTTGCTGCCGGTTGGCGTCGCGACGCTGATCGCGTCGGAGGTCAAGCAACAAGGGGAGTACCGGCTGCGACTCGAGGAGCGGCCGGACGCGGACGTCGAAATCAAGGCTGCCGGTGGCCGCTACGCACAATGGATGCATCGATGGCGGATCGTGGCGGCAGGGTTCTTCTTGTCGCCCCTGTTCGGCTGCCCCGCACTGAACGTCGTTGATCCCGAACCGGTTGCCCTGTGGCTGCCGATCACGCTGGCGCTCGCGGCGGTTGCGTTCTTGCTGCTGACCGTCTCGACCCGCCGATCCGTGCTCGTCGACGACCGACGCTTGGTCACCGACTTCCTGCTGCTCGGGCGGAAGTGCTGGTGGCCGCTGCGGTGGAACGTGGCCGATGGAGATGTCCTCGCAGTGTACACAAGCCGCGCAGCACGGACTTCCGGAATCCCGGAGTTTCAGTTCTGGGAGGCGCTGTACGTCTGCCGCGGCGGCCGGCGGTACTACGTCGCTGGCATGACGACGCGCGACCGAACCAGCACCGGTATGGAAGAAGCCGCCCACCGGCTTGCAAAGCTGATCCGCATCCCGTTCGTCGGCTACCGCGAGTATCAGACGATCGCCTGACACCCGGTCGCGCATCGCGGCCTCAGCCCGCCGAGGCGCTTGGCGGCGGGCAGCACACGGGTCCGCCACACCAGTGCCCCGACCGGGTAGAATACCTGCATGCCACCATCCGCCCTGCCCGACCGCGCCTCCTCCTGGCGGCTCCGCTCCACAACGCTCGACCTCAGCGGCCTGCCGCTGCTGATGGGGATCGTTAACGTCACGCCGGACAGCTTCTCTGACGGCGGGCGGTTCGAGGAGACGGACTCCGCGGTCGAGCACGCGTTGGAGCTGGCCGCGGCCGGCGCGGCGATCCTCGACATCGGCGGCGAGAGCACGCGGCCCTACGCGGAAGTCGTAGACGCAGGGGAAGAGCTCGACCGCGTGCTGCCGGTCGTGGAGCGGCTGGCCAGGGAGACCAGCGTGCCGCTCTCGATCGACACCAGCAAAGCCGCGGTCGCCGAGGCCGCCGTGGCCGCCGGCGCCGAGATCATCAACGACGTCACCGGGCTCGAGGGGGACTCGCGGATGCTGGAGGTCGCCCGGGCGACCGGCGCCGGGGTGTGCGCGATGCACATGCGAGGCACGCCGCAGACCATGCAGGACGATCCGCGGTACGACGACGTCGTCACGGAGATCCTCGACTACCTCCGCCAGCGGCGGGACAGTCTGCTCGACGCTGGGATCGAGCAAGAACGGGTCTGCCTGGACCCGGGCATCGGCTTCGGCAAGACGCACCAGCACAACCTCCGCCTGATGGCCGCGGCCGAACAGTTCCACCAGCTCGGTTGTCCCCTGTTGGTGGGGCACTCGCGTAAGGGCTTCCTGGCCCACATACTGGGGGATAAGGAGGCCGACCGCACGGCGGCCACGGTCGGCTCGGCGTTGGCCCTCGCCCGCCAAGGGATCCAGGTGATCCGCGTGCACGACGTCCGCCCGGTCCGCGAGGCGGTGCTAGCATTCGCCGCGTGCGGCGGTTTGGGCGACCCTTCGTCGCAGCTAACTCGTTAGCTAGCATTAACTTACAGGCGTTGGCGGTCAGCGTTGCTCCTAATCGCTGAGCCTGCCATACTCGACCCGGCGCGCTGCGCCAGACCCAAGACCAAACTGCTTAGTTATGCCTTCCGATCAGACACAAACCGCCGACCTGGGGACCTACTGCCGCGACGTTGCGGCGCGGGCCAAGGCGGCCTCGGCCAAGCTCACAACCGTTTCCGGCCAGCAGAAGATCGACTGGCTGCGGTCCTCCGCGCGGCTGCTGCGCGAAAACGCGGCGGCGTTGAATCAGGCCAACCAGCAGGACCTGGACGCCGCGCCCGACTACGGGCTGACCGATGCGCAGGTCGACCGGCTGCGGCTGACGCCCGACCGGATCGAGTCGATCGCGGTCGGCCTGGAAGAAGTCGCCGCCCTGCCCGACCCGGTCGGACGGGTGCTCGACTCGACCGTCCGCCCCAACGGGCTGCGTATCGACAAGGTCTGCGTGCCGCTGGGCGTGGTGTTCTTCATCTACGAGTCGCGTCCGAACGTGACGGCCGACGCGGCCGCCATCTGCGTGAAGGGCGGCAACGCGGTGATCCTCCGCGGCGGCAAGGAGGCCCAGCACTCCAGCCGCGCGATCGTCGAGATCATCTCCGACGCCGCCGAGGCGGCCGGCCTGCCGCGGGACGCGGTGCAGCTGGTCTCGACCACCGACCGCGCGGCGGTGGGGCACTTCCTCAAGCAGTCCGAGCTGATCGACGTGGCCATCCCGCGCGGCGGCGAGGGGCTGATCCGCCGCGTCGTGGCCGAGGCGACCATGCCGGTCATCAAGCACTTCGACGGCAACTGCCACGTGTACGTCGACGCGGCCGCCGACCTGGACGCGGCCGAGGCGATCGTGGTGAACAGCAAGTGCCACCGGCTGGGCGTGTGCAACGCCGCCGAGTCGCTGGTGGTCCACGCCGACATCGCCGCCGAGGCGGTCCCCCGCCTGGTGGTGGCGCTCAACCAGCAGGAGATCGAGGTCCGCGGCTGCCCCAAGGTGTGCGAGCTCGCCCCCTCGGCCGTGCCCGCGACCGACGAGGACTTCGGCGCCGAGTTTCTGGGCCCCACCATCTCGGCCGTGGTGGTCGGCTCGCTGGACGAGGCGATCGAGCACATCAACAAGTACAGCTCCGGCCACACCGAAGCGATTGTCACGACCGACCTGGCGGCGTCCGAGGAGTTCGCCGAGCGGATCGACAGCGCGGCGGTGGTGATCAACGCCAGCACCCGGTTCAACGACGGCGGCGAGTTCGGACTGGGCGCCGAGATCGGCATCAGCACCGACAAGTTTCACGCCCGCGGCCCCTGCGGCGTGGACGAGCTGACCAGCTACAAGTACATCGTGCACGGCCAGGGGCAGACAAGGAAGTAACGCGTCGGCCGCGGCCGGCGTGACGGACAGGACGAACTCGTTCTCGCAAGGACGCGACAATGGGCGACGTGCTCAGCCAAGCGGAAGTTGAAAACCTGCTCAACTCGCTGGACGGCGACCCCGCCGCGCCCGCGCCGACGCTCACCGCGCCCAAGGCCGCGCCGTCGTTCGCCGGCATGCCGGCGTCGCCCCAGCGCGCCCGCGAGAAGGTCACCCCCTACGACTTCAAGCGCCCGGAACGCGTCGGCAAGGACCAGATGCGGGCGCTGCAGACGATGCACGAGGGCTTCGGGCGCAACTACGGCGCCGCGCTCTCGGCGTTGCTGCGGACCATCGTCGAGGTGAAGCTCACGAGCGTCGACCAGCTGACGTACAGCGAGTTCATCTTCAGCCTGGAGAACCCGACCTGCTTCAACCTGATCAACGCCGCGCCGCTCGAGGGGCAGCTGATCCTGGACATCAACCCGTCGCTGCTGTTCCCGATCATCGACCGCCTGCTGGGCGGCGGCAGCGACTCCTCGCCCCCCGCCCGGCGCCCGCTCACCGAGATCGAGCTGCTGCTGGTGGGACGCATCACCAGCCTGTTCCTCAACGAGATGAAGCAGGCGTGGGAGAACGTGATCGAGCTGGACCTGAGCGTCGAGCGCGTAGAGAGCAACCCGCAGCTGGTGCAGATCGTCCCGCCGAACGAGGTGGTGGTGCTGATCAGCTTCGAGCTAACGCTCGGCGAGATCCGCGGCATGGTCAACCTGTGCATCCCGTTCAACTCGATCGAGCGGATCGGTCAGGAGCTCAGCGCCAACAGCTGGGTGACCTACTCCAGCAAGCCCGCCACGCCCGAGGCGATCAACAACCTGGGGCTGCAGGTGCAGTCGGCCGCGGTGGAGGTGGTCGTCGAGCTGGCGGACACCAACATCAGCACGGCCGACTTTATCGGGCTGCGGGTGGGGGACATCATCGCCACCGAGAAGGACGTGCGCGAGCCGCTCAGCGTGCTGGTCGAGGGCCGCCGGAAGTTCGAGGCCACGGCCGGCGCGTTCAAGGGACGCAAGGCGATCCAGGTCGTCGGCGCCGCGGCCGACCCCCGACGCGACGCCCAGCAGCACGCCAGCAAGCCGCCCGAGGAGGGCGCGGCCTAACCGCCCGCAACGCGGGGGGCGTCCGCCGCGGCGTCCTCCAGCACGCCCCGCGCGCGGGGCAGCACCAGCAGCGCCTCGACCACCATCCACGCCTGCAGCAAGAGGATCACCACGCCGAAGCCGAGCAGCAGCCGCTTGCCGTTCGGGTAGAAGTCGGTGGTGATGTTCTCCACCATCGCCAGGCCCGGGACCACGAGCATCAGCATCATCGGCGCGGCCGCGAACCACACCGGCAGGCCCCGCCGCAGCAGGTAGAACACAATCACCAGCAGCGCCAGGCCCGCGAGCAGCTGGTTGGTGGCGCCGAACAACGGCCACAGGATCAGCCCCCCAGAGCCCGGTCCGGCGCCGCCGTCGGTCAGCGCGACCGCGCCGCCGGTCACCACCGCAACGCCGGTCGCGACGTACTTGTTGGTCAGCGGCGCCACGTACAGCGTCTGCCCCAACTCCTGGATCACGTATCGCTGCAGCCGTGTGGCGGTGTCCAGCGTGGTGGCGGCGAAGCAGGCCACCAGCACGGCGATGATCGCCACGCTCATCCGCTTGGGGACTCCCAGTGTGCTGACGAAATTGGCGCCGCCTTCCACGAACCCGCCCACCATCTGCCGCAGCTTGTGGTTGCCCCAGCCCCCCTTTGTGAGCGCCTTCCCGTTCTGAACGACCGGCTCACCCTGCTCGTCGAGCACCGGCGTGATCCGCGCATCGTAGCTGTGACGCCAGGCCGCGGCGCCGGTGAGGGTTTCCCCCTCGGGCGTCGTGACGCCCATACCGAGCCCGGCGCAGCAGGCCAGGATCACCACCACGGCCAGCGCCCCCTCCAGCAGCATGCCGCCGTAGCCTACCATCCGCGCGTCGGGCTCGGTGTCGATCTGCTTGCTGGTGGTCCCACTCGCGACCAGGCAGTGGAAGCCGCTGCACGCCCCGCACGCGATGGTGATGAACAAGAAAGGGAAGATGGGCGGCGCGTCGTCGGGGATCTCGGTGGCGACCATCGGCGCGGCCGACAGGCTCGCCTTGCCGGTCAGGCCCGCGGCCGCCAACCCGCCGACCAGCAGCACCAACGCCACCATGAGCTGGTGGCTGTTGATATAGTCCCGCGGCTGCAGCAGCAGCCACACCGGGAGCACACTCGCCAGGAAGCAGTAGGCCAGCAGCAACGCCGTCCAGATGATCA
This genomic interval from Posidoniimonas corsicana contains the following:
- a CDS encoding M1 family aminopeptidase, which produces MIRSLILCATLAASVAVGPFAAILSAEELCVCRYCQGLRRAAAEPGQVTGERKYAPDRVVDVLNIKIDVTPDYDDHTLVGETTLTFQPISRPVEEVTLDAVDLRIESVEGSQEIKEWDNDGRQLTILFAEPLKVGREAEVTVKYSAQPEKGLYFRTKKDGYEDGDMHLWTQGEPHEARHWFPNFDYPNERSTSEVICRVPEELTVLSNGSVVSSEVDPQTGLKAVHWKQDKTHPSYLICLVAGRLVKFEDKAGDIPLGFYTQPSLEEHAKNSFADTAQIMAFYQDEIGVPYPWDKYDQVTCKDFIAGGMENTTLTVLTDNTVFSTETENIKSSRNLDAHELAHQWFGDYVTCEDWANLWLNEGFATYYTHLYDGHKLGRDHMLYGLYRDAQGRVLTQEKDTRPIVYRDYEAAWDQFDFRAYPKGSWVLHMLRSQLGEDVYRQAIKTYLEKNALSSVSTPDLIAALEDASGRSLDRFFDQYVFHGGFPKLDISYKWLPKEGMARVTVKQTQDVNDDVLLFQIPTKLRFTVDGKPVDHDIVINGKQHDFYVPLPGKPSLVRFDPDYTVLAKVEFSKPQEMLEEQLKNHDDVIGRLIAVEELGKKKDKKSLEALKQALGSDPFYGVRLAAAKELGDRQTDEAFDALIASTGQDDARVRQAVVRAIGDYYRPAAQERLQEVVASEKNPEIVAAAVRGLSAYSTPEAYDALRQAMTSKNFRNAPAVAAIDAAAKTADPALTPAVMRVLNARRHELDSRGMAEGLQSLGSLAKETEHADAARELILNYLNDPSSRVQSAAATALGSLGDRRAVAALRTLSERDDRLGRAAKQAIEKIEADAPTAPAEVKELRKLVRELQKQQDKLEEQVKELTDKDDAKEDEKPKE
- a CDS encoding tetratricopeptide repeat protein, producing MSKRPHLSRPLAFGAAVLLACLSVASPSARAIDWPFLGGGDDAPAQAAGPGTEDWWKRNKKKAIMTPGKGFQVPGYEGYFDAKGRPMDAPADEVIDKLVEDDKPAGLLPALDPKIGINNIKKAVGQGPSAQAAQQALDAGKALFQQEEYAKAEDQFEAAANALPGSQIEAEALFLLGESYFWQNKYVDARDTFNDLVSKHPNTRHLDTLVGRQWVIAQYWERHYFDYKQTSRLRPNLLDGTRPTFDTIGQAVNTYDNIRLNDPTGPWADDAIMATASIYFRQNRYGDADYHYSLLRKEYPRSEHQFNAHILGLQAKLRKYQGADYDGTVLEEAKALLKQIRTQFAGRLTDEEKERLRNAQAEVAKATEERDLRMAEYYDKTSHYGAARQYYARISQKYGSSPVAQQARERLAEIGGEPSHPDRPLEWLVDWFPESKERSIVNQIPELRRDAETRIAEAPSDSTTR
- the lptE gene encoding LPS assembly lipoprotein LptE; protein product: MTSHRRQLASPTGWWRLSLLLLATAGCANYQAGSGSLYAPDVHTVYVPMIESQSFRRDLGERLTEAIAKEIELKTPFKVVGDPSADSVLTVRLHNDVRRVVAEDGLDQARLMDNLLYADVSWINRRRLPIVPAQSMPLPGGLIDVQQSTPLMPAAGQTVASQQQLAIQRLAEQIVGLMEERW
- the folP gene encoding dihydropteroate synthase, translating into MPPSALPDRASSWRLRSTTLDLSGLPLLMGIVNVTPDSFSDGGRFEETDSAVEHALELAAAGAAILDIGGESTRPYAEVVDAGEELDRVLPVVERLARETSVPLSIDTSKAAVAEAAVAAGAEIINDVTGLEGDSRMLEVARATGAGVCAMHMRGTPQTMQDDPRYDDVVTEILDYLRQRRDSLLDAGIEQERVCLDPGIGFGKTHQHNLRLMAAAEQFHQLGCPLLVGHSRKGFLAHILGDKEADRTAATVGSALALARQGIQVIRVHDVRPVREAVLAFAACGGLGDPSSQLTR
- a CDS encoding glutamate-5-semialdehyde dehydrogenase, which produces MPSDQTQTADLGTYCRDVAARAKAASAKLTTVSGQQKIDWLRSSARLLRENAAALNQANQQDLDAAPDYGLTDAQVDRLRLTPDRIESIAVGLEEVAALPDPVGRVLDSTVRPNGLRIDKVCVPLGVVFFIYESRPNVTADAAAICVKGGNAVILRGGKEAQHSSRAIVEIISDAAEAAGLPRDAVQLVSTTDRAAVGHFLKQSELIDVAIPRGGEGLIRRVVAEATMPVIKHFDGNCHVYVDAAADLDAAEAIVVNSKCHRLGVCNAAESLVVHADIAAEAVPRLVVALNQQEIEVRGCPKVCELAPSAVPATDEDFGAEFLGPTISAVVVGSLDEAIEHINKYSSGHTEAIVTTDLAASEEFAERIDSAAVVINASTRFNDGGEFGLGAEIGISTDKFHARGPCGVDELTSYKYIVHGQGQTRK
- the fliM gene encoding flagellar motor switch protein FliM, with translation MGDVLSQAEVENLLNSLDGDPAAPAPTLTAPKAAPSFAGMPASPQRAREKVTPYDFKRPERVGKDQMRALQTMHEGFGRNYGAALSALLRTIVEVKLTSVDQLTYSEFIFSLENPTCFNLINAAPLEGQLILDINPSLLFPIIDRLLGGGSDSSPPARRPLTEIELLLVGRITSLFLNEMKQAWENVIELDLSVERVESNPQLVQIVPPNEVVVLISFELTLGEIRGMVNLCIPFNSIERIGQELSANSWVTYSSKPATPEAINNLGLQVQSAAVEVVVELADTNISTADFIGLRVGDIIATEKDVREPLSVLVEGRRKFEATAGAFKGRKAIQVVGAAADPRRDAQQHASKPPEEGAA
- a CDS encoding carbon starvation CstA family protein, with translation MFTLAVAAASFFAFIAAYHTYGRWIGQRVFRLDAKAVAPSHALRDDVDFVPTRRGVIFGHHFTSIAGTGPIVGPAIAVFWGWLPALLWVVLGSIFVGAVHDFGSLVLSLRNRGQTIGEVAGRLISPRAKLLFLLVLFFALMVVLAIFGLVIALIFDYYPESVLSVWTAMPLAVVVGLLVYRRGVGLLWPSIAALAILYGTVAIGAYAPELGLSFKLPAVEALGAYGKPVIIWTALLLAYCFLASVLPVWLLLQPRDYINSHQLMVALVLLVGGLAAAGLTGKASLSAAPMVATEIPDDAPPIFPFLFITIACGACSGFHCLVASGTTSKQIDTEPDARMVGYGGMLLEGALAVVVILACCAGLGMGVTTPEGETLTGAAAWRHSYDARITPVLDEQGEPVVQNGKALTKGGWGNHKLRQMVGGFVEGGANFVSTLGVPKRMSVAIIAVLVACFAATTLDTATRLQRYVIQELGQTLYVAPLTNKYVATGVAVVTGGAVALTDGGAGPGSGGLILWPLFGATNQLLAGLALLVIVFYLLRRGLPVWFAAAPMMLMLVVPGLAMVENITTDFYPNGKRLLLGFGVVILLLQAWMVVEALLVLPRARGVLEDAAADAPRVAGG